A genomic region of Dactylococcopsis salina PCC 8305 contains the following coding sequences:
- a CDS encoding Uma2 family endonuclease: MITQTRFLTLEEFLKLPETKPPSEYINGQIIPKPVPKTRHSRLQGKLIHKINEVVEAKQIGYGFPELRCTFGERSIIPDIAVFRWENIAIDETGEPLDQVIIPPNWTIEILSPDQSSNRVIGNILHCLQYGSELGWLIDPDDRSILVFQRQQQPELFQGNDQLVVLEGIDLDLTAEEVFNWLKMGTFPT; encoded by the coding sequence ATGATTACTCAAACTAGATTTTTAACTTTAGAGGAGTTTCTAAAGTTACCAGAAACGAAACCTCCTTCGGAATATATCAATGGTCAAATCATTCCAAAACCAGTGCCTAAAACTCGCCACTCTCGACTACAAGGAAAATTAATTCATAAGATTAATGAAGTCGTCGAGGCGAAACAAATTGGTTATGGATTTCCAGAATTACGTTGTACCTTTGGAGAACGTTCTATTATTCCTGATATTGCTGTATTTCGTTGGGAAAATATCGCGATCGATGAAACGGGAGAACCTTTAGATCAGGTGATTATTCCTCCCAATTGGACAATTGAAATTCTTTCTCCTGATCAAAGTTCAAATCGAGTCATTGGCAATATTTTACATTGCCTTCAATATGGCAGTGAGTTAGGATGGTTAATTGATCCTGACGATCGCTCAATTCTGGTCTTTCAGAGACAACAACAACCAGAGTTATTTCAAGGAAATGATCAGTTAGTCGTTTTAGAAGGGATTGATTTGGATTTAACCGCAGAAGAAGTATTTAATTGGTTAAAAATGGGAACTTTCCCCACCTAA
- a CDS encoding phycobiliprotein lyase, whose translation MKVQSSQRSLQTEPLIAQFFRTTAGRWHSQRRYYTLSDGKTKEVTSEIWIEFLEAGCDDLTVLEGLHHFHPHTLLCGAKVSWKSEDSVTGKKQSEDSTLFGALGNTLYRDRGFAISTPVTANFYFTNPNTLCLRTEYNGSVFEEELKLISDKYRTRQTIISRAGEEIMIGQYLEKRIS comes from the coding sequence GTGAAAGTACAATCAAGCCAGCGTTCCCTACAAACTGAACCATTAATCGCACAATTTTTCCGTACAACCGCCGGTCGATGGCACTCTCAGCGCCGTTATTACACTTTATCAGACGGCAAAACGAAAGAAGTTACCAGCGAGATTTGGATAGAATTTTTAGAAGCGGGATGCGATGATTTAACAGTATTAGAAGGGTTACATCACTTTCATCCTCACACCCTTCTTTGTGGCGCGAAAGTGAGTTGGAAAAGTGAGGACAGTGTTACGGGGAAAAAACAGTCAGAAGATTCCACTCTATTCGGGGCGCTAGGAAATACATTATATCGCGATCGGGGCTTTGCAATTTCTACCCCAGTCACCGCTAATTTTTATTTTACGAATCCCAATACGTTATGTTTGCGAACCGAATACAATGGATCAGTTTTTGAAGAAGAATTGAAACTAATCAGCGACAAATATCGCACTCGTCAAACCATCATTTCTCGCGCTGGTGAGGAAATTATGATTGGTCAATATTTAGAAAAGCGAATCAGTTAG
- a CDS encoding ABC transporter ATP-binding protein produces the protein MKKVELQNVSRRYGNTSAIEDISFSIAEGQFCVLVGPSGCGKSTLLRAIAGLEKVSDGRIYINEQRVNDIPAKDRDVAMVFQNYALYPHLTVAENLEFGLKMRKIDPKIREKQVQKIAQSLGISHLLNRKPKQLSGGQQQRVALGRAIIRQPQAFLLDEPLSNLDAQLREETRAELKRLHQELGITTIYVTHDQGEAMTLGEQLVVLSEGKIQQIGTPEAVYHYPANLMVAGFLGSPPMNCVRVQYMDGKLQLGKQSLPVNSELEKHLLNYNENKFCLGIRPEAISAVSPSLEDEFGTLELEVKLIEPLGRETLLRGEIVGTEDDLNFLVPGIWQGKPEQRLTVKIDLDRVFIFDQNNGERIYPRN, from the coding sequence ATGAAGAAAGTTGAACTGCAAAACGTATCACGGCGTTATGGAAACACCAGCGCGATCGAAGATATTTCCTTCTCTATTGCGGAAGGACAATTTTGTGTGTTGGTGGGGCCTTCAGGTTGCGGAAAATCAACTCTATTACGTGCGATCGCGGGGTTAGAAAAAGTGAGCGACGGTAGGATCTACATCAACGAGCAACGAGTCAATGATATTCCCGCAAAAGATAGAGATGTCGCAATGGTTTTCCAAAATTATGCCCTCTATCCCCATTTAACCGTTGCGGAGAATCTAGAATTTGGGCTAAAAATGCGGAAAATCGATCCGAAAATCAGAGAGAAACAAGTACAAAAAATCGCCCAATCATTAGGAATCTCTCATCTTCTCAATCGTAAACCGAAACAACTCTCAGGAGGACAACAGCAACGAGTGGCGTTAGGACGTGCGATTATTCGTCAACCGCAAGCGTTTTTGTTAGATGAACCCCTATCCAACTTAGACGCACAACTACGAGAAGAAACCCGCGCTGAATTGAAACGTCTCCATCAAGAGTTAGGGATTACTACCATCTATGTTACCCACGACCAAGGGGAAGCAATGACGCTAGGGGAACAATTGGTGGTGTTATCTGAGGGAAAAATTCAACAAATTGGCACACCAGAAGCAGTTTATCACTATCCAGCGAACTTGATGGTGGCGGGGTTTTTGGGGAGTCCTCCCATGAATTGTGTTCGCGTTCAATATATGGACGGTAAACTACAATTGGGAAAACAGAGTCTTCCTGTTAACAGTGAACTGGAAAAACACCTACTTAATTACAATGAAAATAAATTTTGTTTAGGGATACGTCCCGAAGCAATTTCTGCTGTTTCCCCGTCCTTAGAAGACGAATTCGGGACTTTAGAATTAGAAGTGAAGTTGATTGAGCCATTGGGTCGAGAAACGCTGTTACGGGGGGAAATTGTGGGAACAGAGGATGATCTAAATTTTCTAGTGCCAGGAATTTGGCAAGGAAAGCCAGAACAACGGCTGACTGTGAAAATTGACCTCGATCGAGTCTTTATTTTTGATCAGAATAATGGCGAGAGGATTTATCCTAGAAATTGA
- a CDS encoding tetratricopeptide repeat protein, with translation MVEKVEKIVGERYQIIKELGRGAFGQTYLAQDLTEPNNPRCVVKHLKPQASDESTLREAKRLFVIEAEVMGKLSDSDQIPNLLAYYGEDFYLVQEFIDGHDLSKEIRIGHPLSEEKVIEFLKETLPILSFIHKNNVIHRDIKPSNLRRGKNGRLYLIDFGAVKEIKTLVLTADGQPQPSIVAGTQGYMPPEQLRGRPRFNSDIYAVGLIAIQALTGKAPTQLEENPETGKLQWRDQVQVSEELAEILETMTRSEFGDRYQSADEVIKHLQELHQSGKTDLKEQIKQKKRIREGKTWRRWIPLGIGGGVVMLGVFLFPIARAIYLFNQANGLAREGEYVEAIALYEKGLDLYENSAEAWLNRGFALAQLRRFEEQLSSCDQAIQLDPEFVEALNCKGLALDELGQNEASLQWFEKAVNMERDFYQAWNNRGEVLMELDRHQEALEAFDTAKLYNPDYLFAWNNRGNALYKLERYAEAIAAYDEAIEIAPNYSYAWNGSGNARRKLERYEKALSDYNQAIELNSEFYEAWYNKGLTLLALDRRREALEAFNQAVKIKPDYEAAISRRERLRDRLNN, from the coding sequence ATGGTCGAAAAAGTGGAAAAAATTGTTGGCGAACGCTATCAAATCATTAAAGAGTTAGGAAGGGGTGCTTTTGGTCAGACTTATCTGGCGCAAGATTTAACCGAACCGAATAACCCTCGGTGTGTCGTCAAGCATCTGAAGCCTCAAGCCAGTGATGAGTCAACCCTACGAGAAGCGAAACGACTGTTTGTGATTGAAGCAGAAGTGATGGGAAAGCTCAGTGATAGTGATCAGATTCCTAATCTTCTCGCTTATTATGGTGAGGATTTTTACCTAGTCCAAGAGTTTATTGATGGGCATGATTTAAGTAAGGAGATTCGCATTGGACACCCTTTAAGCGAAGAAAAGGTAATCGAGTTCCTGAAAGAAACCCTTCCCATTTTGTCATTCATTCATAAAAATAATGTGATCCACCGCGACATTAAACCGTCTAACCTCCGTCGTGGGAAAAATGGCAGACTTTACCTCATTGATTTTGGGGCGGTAAAAGAGATTAAAACCCTCGTTTTGACTGCTGATGGACAGCCGCAACCCAGTATTGTCGCTGGCACACAGGGGTATATGCCCCCAGAACAATTGCGAGGCAGACCACGCTTTAATAGTGATATCTACGCGGTGGGTTTGATTGCGATTCAAGCGTTAACGGGAAAAGCGCCGACGCAGTTAGAAGAAAACCCAGAAACTGGAAAGTTACAGTGGCGAGATCAAGTTCAGGTTTCTGAAGAGTTAGCAGAAATTTTGGAAACCATGACTCGATCGGAGTTTGGCGATCGATATCAGTCCGCCGATGAGGTGATTAAACATTTACAAGAGTTACATCAGTCGGGAAAAACTGATCTCAAAGAGCAGATTAAACAGAAAAAACGCATCCGAGAAGGGAAAACCTGGCGACGTTGGATTCCTTTGGGAATCGGAGGAGGGGTGGTGATGCTAGGGGTGTTTTTGTTCCCCATCGCTAGGGCGATCTATTTGTTTAATCAAGCTAATGGCTTGGCTCGTGAGGGAGAATATGTGGAGGCGATCGCGCTTTATGAAAAAGGATTAGACTTATATGAGAACTCAGCAGAAGCCTGGTTGAATCGGGGCTTTGCTTTAGCGCAGTTAAGACGCTTTGAAGAACAACTGTCTTCCTGTGATCAAGCGATTCAACTTGATCCAGAGTTCGTGGAAGCACTGAATTGTAAAGGGTTAGCACTGGATGAGTTAGGACAAAATGAAGCATCCCTGCAATGGTTTGAAAAAGCGGTTAATATGGAACGGGATTTTTATCAGGCTTGGAATAATCGCGGGGAAGTGTTAATGGAACTCGATCGGCATCAAGAGGCGCTAGAAGCCTTTGATACCGCTAAACTCTATAATCCCGACTATTTATTTGCTTGGAATAATCGCGGTAATGCTTTGTATAAATTAGAACGTTATGCCGAAGCGATCGCAGCTTATGATGAGGCGATCGAGATTGCTCCGAACTATTCCTATGCTTGGAATGGTAGCGGAAACGCACGACGTAAGCTAGAACGTTATGAAAAGGCGCTTTCTGATTATAATCAGGCGATTGAACTCAACTCCGAATTTTACGAAGCATGGTACAACAAAGGGTTAACGCTGTTGGCTTTGGATCGAAGAAGAGAAGCTCTCGAAGCATTTAACCAAGCGGTTAAAATTAAACCTGATTATGAAGCCGCCATCAGTCGCAGAGAAAGATTGCGCGATCGTTTGAACAATTAA
- a CDS encoding S-layer homology domain-containing protein: MLSHQSRFLLVISLMLLTGCSEEIEQRLAPDPQLQEQQNNSTNPSATSETETESQSSSNSKDETNTEELAVSTDVPDIIPFYPNSEIVNQNIQPDRQSGEMELISNDRRNSIIEFYQQELNNDSWEIKTPSVETDTNTDQQRIIAESDQLKLTIFVASRDDSNSNRIRIRYQPLSSSTTETATDSFSDLDKTPDSLETYVRDVAKLGVLSAIEPESKQFSPNAEITRRTFARWLFQAHNRFYPDRPSQQIRSVEQAETPAFQDISPNDPDFKIIQGLAEAGIIPSRLTDDATITRFRPDAPLKRETLLLWKIPLDTRRNLPEADVKTVQETWGFQDASEIDSKAFGAVVADFSQGERSIIRRLYGYTQLLQPNKPVTRAQAAAALWSFGTQGDIITAKELTDD, translated from the coding sequence ATGTTATCTCATCAATCTAGATTTCTCCTCGTAATCAGCTTAATGCTGCTAACTGGATGTAGTGAGGAAATTGAACAACGTCTTGCTCCTGATCCACAATTACAAGAACAACAAAATAATTCCACTAATCCATCTGCTACTTCTGAGACGGAAACAGAAAGCCAGTCGTCATCTAATTCTAAAGACGAAACCAACACTGAAGAATTAGCAGTTTCAACCGACGTTCCAGATATAATTCCCTTTTATCCCAACTCAGAAATCGTCAATCAAAACATCCAACCCGATCGTCAGTCTGGGGAGATGGAATTGATTTCTAACGATCGCCGTAACTCCATTATCGAATTTTATCAGCAAGAATTAAACAATGATTCATGGGAAATCAAAACTCCCTCTGTAGAAACTGACACGAACACTGATCAACAGAGAATCATTGCTGAATCCGATCAGTTAAAACTAACCATCTTTGTTGCTTCGCGAGATGATAGCAACAGCAATCGTATTCGGATACGCTATCAACCGCTTTCTTCTTCCACTACTGAAACCGCTACCGATTCCTTTTCTGATTTAGACAAAACCCCTGATTCCTTAGAAACCTATGTGCGAGACGTGGCGAAATTGGGAGTTTTAAGCGCGATCGAACCTGAAAGCAAACAATTTTCTCCCAACGCAGAAATTACTCGCCGCACCTTCGCCCGTTGGTTATTCCAAGCGCATAATCGCTTCTACCCCGATCGCCCCAGCCAACAAATTCGTTCAGTTGAACAAGCAGAAACGCCCGCATTTCAGGATATTTCCCCCAATGATCCCGACTTCAAAATCATTCAAGGTTTAGCAGAAGCGGGAATCATCCCCTCCCGACTCACCGACGATGCGACAATCACTCGTTTTCGCCCTGATGCCCCCTTAAAACGAGAAACCCTCCTCTTATGGAAAATTCCCCTCGACACTCGTCGCAATCTCCCAGAAGCGGATGTGAAAACCGTTCAGGAAACGTGGGGGTTTCAAGATGCCAGTGAAATTGATTCTAAAGCATTCGGGGCTGTAGTTGCTGACTTTTCTCAAGGGGAACGATCGATCATTCGTCGTCTCTACGGTTACACCCAACTTTTACAACCGAATAAACCTGTCACCCGCGCACAAGCAGCGGCTGCGCTTTGGTCATTTGGCACACAAGGAGACATCATCACCGCTAAGGAATTAACTGATGATTGA
- the moaC gene encoding cyclic pyranopterin monophosphate synthase MoaC, with the protein MTQEKNLTHLNVAGEARMVDVSEKAVTKRRAIAQGEIKMSSDTLATIEAGNAPKGDVLATARLAGIMAAKQTSQLIPLCHTLPLQNVKVELTADEHLPGYQIRAEVVTTAQTGVEMEALTAVSVSALTLYDMAKALEKTMIIQSVRLLEKTGGSSIIS; encoded by the coding sequence ATGACGCAAGAAAAAAATTTAACTCATCTCAATGTGGCGGGAGAAGCTCGGATGGTGGATGTTTCGGAGAAAGCGGTCACGAAACGACGGGCGATCGCGCAAGGGGAAATCAAAATGTCTTCAGACACTTTAGCGACGATCGAAGCGGGAAATGCGCCGAAAGGAGATGTTTTAGCCACCGCTCGTTTAGCAGGAATTATGGCAGCCAAACAAACCTCACAATTGATTCCCTTATGTCATACTCTACCCTTGCAAAATGTCAAAGTCGAATTAACCGCCGATGAACATTTACCAGGCTATCAAATTCGCGCTGAAGTTGTCACCACGGCGCAAACGGGGGTAGAAATGGAGGCTTTAACTGCGGTTTCTGTTAGTGCTTTAACCCTTTATGATATGGCAAAGGCACTGGAAAAAACGATGATCATTCAATCGGTTCGTTTATTAGAAAAAACGGGCGGTTCATCAATCATCAGTTAA
- a CDS encoding calcium-binding protein has protein sequence METLQIQGQILNIFGNEFILDSSFGNILVDTGPSWYFSLDLEEGEQVTVIGEADDEDFDAFSITRSNGEIISIREPQGPPPWAGERENYRNDFEDDFDDDDDFLTEIAGEVVNIFENEFILNSNGEEILVEANTDSPLNLEVGEEVTVFGEADDEDLDAITITRSNGEVFRFDEDDFDEDDYEDDFDEDDFDEDDRLIEVSGTIVNLVSEELVLDSNGQTFLVEPDSDETLPMSLQVGERITVFGEADDEDLDAITITRSNGEVFRFDEDDDEDDFDEDDFNQSRNNQSEENSNEQEKAIEIANPIAQSMPIFGTTEDNVFPTTNLSQVMTSERSIVFAGSGNDIIDGSGSEGGKRFYAGSGDDILIAGHGNHLFGNSGDDSLFVTDGGDNTLIGGLGADTFYLATADIPQTMNLVRDFTLGEDTIAIAGFERLTWEDITLSSAGSSTIVTIFDQDIARLAQTTPESLSSEDFSFPLPLTDFIP, from the coding sequence ATGGAAACCCTACAAATTCAAGGACAAATTCTCAACATCTTTGGTAACGAGTTTATTTTAGACAGTAGTTTCGGGAATATCTTAGTTGATACTGGTCCCAGTTGGTACTTCTCACTTGACTTAGAAGAAGGAGAACAAGTGACCGTAATTGGAGAAGCAGACGATGAAGATTTTGATGCTTTTAGCATTACTCGCAGCAACGGAGAAATCATTAGTATTCGGGAACCGCAAGGACCTCCTCCTTGGGCAGGAGAACGTGAAAATTATCGCAACGACTTTGAAGATGATTTCGATGATGATGATGACTTTCTCACAGAAATTGCTGGCGAAGTGGTCAACATCTTTGAAAATGAGTTCATCTTAAACAGTAACGGCGAGGAAATTTTAGTGGAAGCCAATACGGACTCTCCACTGAATTTAGAAGTTGGCGAAGAAGTTACTGTTTTTGGCGAAGCTGACGACGAAGATTTAGATGCTATTACTATCACTCGTAGTAATGGAGAGGTTTTCCGCTTCGATGAGGATGATTTCGATGAAGATGACTATGAGGATGATTTCGATGAGGATGATTTCGATGAAGATGACCGACTGATTGAGGTTTCTGGAACGATTGTTAATCTTGTCTCTGAGGAATTAGTTTTAGACAGTAATGGACAAACCTTTCTCGTTGAACCTGATTCTGATGAGACTCTCCCCATGAGTTTACAAGTCGGTGAAAGGATCACGGTTTTTGGAGAAGCTGACGACGAAGATTTAGATGCTATTACTATCACTCGTAGTAATGGAGAGGTTTTCCGCTTCGATGAGGATGACGATGAGGATGATTTTGATGAGGATGATTTTAATCAATCAAGAAACAATCAATCAGAGGAAAATTCCAATGAGCAAGAAAAAGCCATAGAAATTGCTAATCCAATCGCTCAAAGTATGCCAATTTTTGGGACGACAGAAGATAACGTTTTTCCAACCACAAACCTCAGTCAAGTTATGACTTCAGAGCGTTCGATTGTTTTTGCTGGTTCTGGTAACGATATCATTGATGGTTCTGGGAGTGAAGGAGGAAAACGCTTTTATGCTGGATCAGGTGATGATATTTTGATTGCAGGTCATGGCAATCATTTGTTTGGAAACTCTGGTGATGACAGTTTGTTCGTGACTGATGGCGGTGATAACACCTTAATCGGTGGTTTGGGAGCAGATACGTTTTATTTAGCTACTGCGGATATTCCACAAACAATGAACTTAGTCAGAGATTTTACCCTCGGAGAAGATACAATCGCTATTGCTGGATTTGAGCGGTTAACTTGGGAAGATATAACCTTAAGCTCTGCGGGAAGCTCTACAATTGTCACCATCTTTGACCAAGATATTGCTCGTCTTGCTCAAACTACACCTGAAAGTTTAAGCAGTGAAGACTTTTCCTTCCCCCTCCCGCTTACTGATTTTATTCCCTAA
- a CDS encoding NirD/YgiW/YdeI family stress tolerance protein has protein sequence MKLTLSMGLISALLVGIVTPKAEAQVSIDELRRTSGVTIQGEIRSVVGNEFILSDGTGEIIVDAGPSWYRRLNLRKGETVTVVGEYDDYDFDAYQITRGNGETIRIREPQGPPPWAGGPSGRDW, from the coding sequence ATGAAGTTAACACTCAGTATGGGCTTAATTTCCGCCCTATTAGTCGGGATTGTCACCCCCAAAGCCGAAGCGCAAGTCTCCATTGACGAGTTAAGACGCACCTCTGGCGTCACAATTCAAGGAGAAATTCGCAGCGTTGTTGGCAATGAATTCATTTTAAGCGATGGCACTGGAGAAATCATCGTTGATGCGGGTCCGAGTTGGTATCGTCGGTTAAATTTGCGTAAAGGAGAAACCGTCACTGTTGTTGGCGAGTATGACGATTATGATTTTGATGCCTATCAGATTACTCGGGGGAATGGAGAAACAATCCGTATTCGAGAACCCCAAGGCCCTCCCCCCTGGGCAGGTGGTCCTTCAGGGCGCGATTGGTAG
- a CDS encoding sensor histidine kinase, whose protein sequence is MAKSWRNLPIRVRGTVILGIPVVCLLTAISAFAWLKASLVEDETWVQHTQTVRLETKRLLKALVDAETGVRGFGLTRRDEFLQPYNKAQIVIPLSLQRLETLVQDNPQQLKQLDQIERLVNRNLALFEQKVTLTSDLKRIGSENQGSTAALYDWLEEGKGTMDRTREALEQFAKTEETLLRQRRKHRDLSRQVTWIVLCIFGAIALLGSVLAIRLFYELERELSQREMNFREANQRLSLVCQQLERFTANASHELRTPLAAVLSNAQVGLMILEDEEESSQEMQKRLDNIINLTKQMSTLVSDLLFLARHEGLLSSKQLKPVELNRLIETLALQWEKTAQHQGLDFSKKCPSVKVKVQGDETLLRSAIENLLSNACRYTNPGGRISLALQLHEEQISIHVTDTGIGIPETGLAHIFECFYRGNHSRQKTQGFGLGLAIAQHIIQAHGGKITVTSEIGQGSTFSIFLPQISNL, encoded by the coding sequence ATGGCTAAATCTTGGAGAAATCTTCCAATTCGTGTACGCGGAACAGTGATTCTCGGTATTCCTGTGGTTTGTTTACTGACTGCGATTTCTGCATTTGCTTGGTTAAAAGCCAGTTTGGTGGAAGATGAAACTTGGGTTCAACATACCCAAACCGTGCGCTTAGAAACTAAACGCCTTTTGAAAGCCTTGGTGGATGCGGAAACAGGTGTGAGAGGATTTGGGTTAACGCGACGGGATGAGTTTTTACAACCTTATAACAAAGCACAAATTGTGATTCCTTTGTCTCTACAACGTTTAGAAACCTTAGTACAAGATAATCCTCAACAACTAAAACAACTGGATCAAATCGAACGACTGGTTAATCGAAATTTAGCCCTATTTGAGCAGAAAGTGACTTTAACCAGTGATTTAAAACGCATCGGGAGTGAAAATCAGGGTTCTACTGCTGCTCTTTATGATTGGCTAGAAGAAGGGAAAGGAACAATGGATCGGACTCGTGAAGCGCTGGAACAGTTTGCGAAGACAGAGGAAACTTTATTACGACAACGGAGAAAACATCGAGATTTGAGTCGTCAAGTGACTTGGATTGTTTTATGTATCTTTGGCGCGATCGCGCTTTTGGGTAGTGTTTTGGCGATTCGTCTCTTTTATGAATTAGAAAGAGAGTTAAGTCAGCGAGAAATGAATTTCCGCGAAGCCAATCAACGTTTGTCCTTAGTTTGTCAGCAGTTAGAACGATTTACGGCTAACGCTTCCCATGAACTGAGAACTCCTCTGGCGGCGGTTTTGAGTAATGCTCAAGTGGGGTTAATGATCTTAGAGGATGAGGAAGAGTCATCCCAAGAAATGCAGAAACGTTTAGATAATATTATCAATCTCACCAAACAGATGAGTACCTTAGTCAGTGATTTGTTATTTCTCGCCCGACATGAGGGGTTATTATCTTCAAAACAGTTAAAACCAGTGGAGTTAAACCGCTTAATCGAAACTTTAGCCCTTCAATGGGAAAAAACAGCACAACATCAAGGATTGGATTTCTCTAAAAAGTGTCCCTCAGTGAAGGTTAAGGTACAAGGAGATGAGACTCTTTTACGCAGCGCGATCGAAAATTTGTTAAGCAATGCTTGTCGTTACACTAATCCGGGTGGCAGGATTTCTTTAGCCCTCCAACTCCATGAGGAACAGATTTCTATTCATGTCACCGATACAGGAATCGGGATTCCTGAGACGGGATTAGCTCACATTTTTGAGTGTTTCTATCGCGGTAATCACTCTCGTCAGAAAACACAAGGATTTGGGTTAGGACTCGCGATCGCGCAACATATTATTCAAGCTCACGGGGGCAAAATCACCGTCACCAGCGAGATCGGACAAGGTTCTACTTTCTCGATTTTTCTCCCCCAAATCTCTAATCTTTAA
- a CDS encoding response regulator transcription factor — MRILLVEDDPAQLEPLYVALSRCGNIVDAVEEGTTARWLMGEKTYDLLILDWMLGENDGVVLCQEFRHNGISSPILILTAKDTTEDLVMGLDAGADDYLVKPVDITELLARIRALRRRSPLWRSDQVKVEGLVLHLDTMSVEWGEQSLKLKSRNFQLLEYMMRHPRQILTYNQIELALWEWGEQPESNAVTARIKRLRKQLRELGLDTWIQTIYGIGYCLEPMDQHG; from the coding sequence ATGAGAATTTTATTAGTAGAGGATGATCCGGCTCAACTTGAACCCCTTTATGTGGCTTTAAGCCGTTGTGGAAATATTGTCGATGCGGTAGAAGAAGGAACAACAGCGCGGTGGTTAATGGGAGAAAAAACTTATGATTTGCTGATCTTAGACTGGATGTTAGGAGAAAATGATGGTGTAGTGCTTTGCCAAGAATTTCGTCACAACGGAATCTCTAGCCCAATTTTGATTCTCACCGCTAAGGATACCACCGAAGATTTAGTCATGGGGTTAGATGCTGGGGCAGATGATTATTTAGTCAAGCCCGTAGATATCACAGAATTGTTAGCGCGGATACGAGCTTTACGGAGACGCTCACCTCTGTGGCGTAGTGATCAGGTAAAGGTAGAAGGGTTAGTGTTACATCTAGATACAATGTCTGTTGAGTGGGGAGAGCAAAGTCTGAAGCTAAAAAGTCGTAACTTTCAATTGTTGGAATACATGATGCGTCATCCAAGACAAATTCTGACCTATAATCAAATTGAACTCGCCCTTTGGGAATGGGGAGAGCAACCAGAAAGTAATGCGGTTACTGCTCGGATTAAACGCTTACGGAAACAGTTGCGAGAACTGGGTTTAGATACTTGGATTCAAACTATTTACGGAATCGGCTATTGTCTGGAACCGATGGATCAACATGGCTAA
- a CDS encoding HAD family hydrolase, translated as MFNATFPHILALDFDGVLCDGRGEYLESSWRVYSEIWGSSDLDLETLRPRFYALRSVIETGWEMPLLLRSMQQGVSDLEIEENWSSLVPKMLEREGLTSSEIAQLLDEKRDRWLETHLEDWLAHHQFYPHVLPTLKKRLESTATKIYIITTKEGRFARKLLEKNGINFPSDQIIGKEYQQPKTQTLLSLMKTETTVWFVEDRLKTLLSVQKFSGLEAVGLFLADWGYNTARSRAIASKNQGIRILSLEQFNQDFSLW; from the coding sequence GTGTTTAATGCGACATTTCCCCATATTCTCGCTTTAGATTTTGATGGTGTTTTGTGTGATGGTCGTGGCGAATATTTAGAGAGTAGTTGGCGCGTTTATTCCGAGATTTGGGGAAGTTCTGATCTTGATCTAGAGACACTCAGACCGCGTTTTTATGCGTTACGATCGGTAATTGAGACGGGTTGGGAAATGCCTTTATTGCTGCGATCGATGCAACAGGGGGTTTCTGATTTGGAAATCGAGGAAAACTGGTCATCGCTTGTTCCTAAAATGCTAGAAAGGGAAGGATTAACGTCTTCAGAAATCGCACAATTATTAGATGAAAAACGCGATCGATGGCTTGAAACTCATCTCGAAGACTGGTTAGCCCATCATCAATTTTATCCCCATGTTCTCCCAACATTAAAGAAACGATTAGAGTCAACCGCGACAAAAATTTATATTATCACCACAAAAGAAGGACGTTTTGCAAGGAAACTTTTAGAGAAAAACGGAATTAATTTCCCTTCGGATCAGATCATTGGGAAGGAATACCAACAGCCGAAAACCCAAACACTTCTGAGTTTAATGAAAACAGAAACCACAGTCTGGTTTGTTGAAGATCGTCTGAAAACGTTACTTTCTGTGCAAAAATTTTCGGGGTTAGAAGCAGTGGGTTTATTTTTAGCAGACTGGGGATATAATACCGCTCGATCGCGCGCGATCGCAAGCAAAAATCAAGGGATTAGAATATTATCTTTAGAACAATTTAACCAAGATTTTTCCCTCTGGTAG